A window from Rhinolophus sinicus isolate RSC01 linkage group LG18, ASM3656204v1, whole genome shotgun sequence encodes these proteins:
- the PRSS53 gene encoding serine protease 53 isoform X1 — protein MDMTQASNPSLQASMAQGTITLMLPASTGRLPGSVAGAGVGFGSPGFQAAQRACGQRGPGPPEPQEGNTEPGEWPWQASVRRQGVHICSGSLVADTWVLTAAHCFEKAAVTELNSWSVVLGSLQREGLSPGAEAVAVTSLQFPRAYNHYSQGSDLALLQLTRPVAHTPICLPQPAHRFPFGTSCWATGWAQDINETPRTLRNLRLRLISRPTCNCLYNRLHQRLLASPARPGMLCGGAQPGVQGPCQGDSGGPVLCREPSGHWVQAGIISFTSSCAQEDTPVLLTNMAAHSSWLQARARGAAFLAQNPGTLEISDEDSCVACGSLRRDGPQAGAPSPWPWDARLKHQGKLACGGALVSEEAVLTAAHCFIGRQSPEEWSVGLGAGPVERGLRQLILHGAYTHPEGGYDMALLLLAQPVTLGPSLRPLCLPYADHHLPDGGRGWVLGLAHYGAGTSSPQTVPVTLLGLRACNRLLTTLESDAITLLPGMVCTSVVGELPRCEGLSGAPLVHEVRGTWFLAGLHSFGDACHGPARPAVFTALPAYEPWVSSLDWQVYFTEEPQPEPESQPQSCLANTSQPAGC, from the exons ATGGACATGACGCAGGCCTCTAATCCTTCCTTGCAGGCCTCCATGGCTCAGGGCACAATTACGCTAATGCTCCCCGCATCCACAGGCCGCCTCCCTGGCTCAGTGGCAGGGGCAGGAGTGGGATTCGGAAGCCCGG GTTTCCAGGCAGCTCAGCGCG CCTGTGGGCAGCGTGGACCTGGCCCCCCTGAACCTCAGGAGGGCAACACGGAGCCTGGCGAGTGGCCGTGGCAGGCCAGTGTGAGGAGGCAGGGGGTCCACATCTGCAGTGGCTCGCTGGTAGCAGACACCTGGGTCCTTACTGCTGCCCACTGCTTTGAAAA GGCGGCAGTGACAGAACTGAACTCCTGGTCAGTTGTGCTGGGTTCTCTGCAGCGTGAGGGGCTAAGCCCAGGGGCTGAGGCTGTGGCGGTGACATCCCTGCAGTTCCCCAGGGCCTATAACCACTACAGCCAGGGCTCAGACCTGGCACTGCTGCAGCTCACCCGGCCCGTGGCCCACACGCCCATCTGCTTGCCCCAACCTGCCCACCGCTTCCCCTTTGGGACCTCCTGCTGGGCCACAGGCTGGGCTCAGGACATCAATGAGA CTCCCCGGACCCTGCGGAACCTGCGCCTGCGTCTAATCAGCCGCCCCACGTGTAACTGTCTCTACAACCGGCTGCACCAGCGGCTGCTGGCCAGCCCAGCCCGGCCAGGGATGCTGTGTGGGGGTGCCCAGCCCGGGGTGCAGGGGCCCTGTCAG GGAGACTCTGGGGGTCCCGTGTTGTGCCGAGAGCCCAGTGGACACTGGGTGCAGGCTGGGATCATCAGCTTTACATCaagctgtgcccaggaagacaCTCCCGTGCTGCTGACCAATATGGCTGCTCACAGCTCCTGGCTGCAGGCCCGAGCTCGGGGGGCAGCCTTTCTGGCCCAGAACCCAGGGACCCTGGAGATCAGCGATGAGGACAGCTGCGTAG CCTGTGGGTCCCTGAGGAGAGACGGTCCCCAGGCAGGTGCCCCGTCCCCATGGCCCTGGGACGCCAGGCTGAAGCACCAGGGGAAGCTGGCCTGTGGCGGGGCCCTGGTGTCAGAGGAGGCCGTGCTGACTGCTGCACACTGCTTCATTGG GCGGCAGAGCCCAGAGGAATGGAGCGTAGGGCTGGGAGCCGGGCCAGTGGAGCGGGGCCTCAGGCAGCTTATCCTGCATGGAGCTTACACCCACCCTGAAGGGGGCTACGACATGGCTCTCCTGCTGCTGGCCCAGCCCGTGACACTGGGCCCCAGCCTGCGGCCCCTCTGCCTGCCCTACGCTGACCACCACCTGCCTGATGGGGGACGTGGCTGGGTCCTGGGGCTGGCCCACTACGGAGCAG GCACCAGCTCCCCTCAAACAGTGCCTGTCACGCTCCTGGGCCTCAGGGCCTGCAACCGGCTGCTCACAACCCTTGAGAGTGATGCCATCACCCTCCTGCCAGGGATGGTGTGTACCAGCGTGGTGGGTGAGCTGCCCCGCTGTGAG GGCCTGTCTGGGGCACCACTCGTGCATGAAGTGAGGGGCACCTGGTTCCTGGCTGGCCTGCACAGCTTCGGCGATGCCTGCCACGGCCCCGCACGGCCTGCGGTCTTCACAGCGCTGCCCGCGTACGAGCCCTGGGTCAGCAGTCTGGACTGGCAGGTCTACTTCACCGAGGAGCCTCAGCCCGAGCCTGAGTCCCAGCCGCAAAGCTGCCTGGCCAACACGA GCCAACCAGCCGGCTGTTGA
- the ZNF646 gene encoding zinc finger protein 646 produces the protein MEDAPTSLSCCDCQRHFPSLPELSRHRELLHPSSNQDSEEADSIPRPYRCQQCGRGYRHPGSLVNHRRTHETGLFPCTTCGKDFTNPMALKSHMRTHAPEGRRRRRPPRPKEATPHLQGETVSTDSWGQRLGHGESWGNQKKHTEETSICASEPDPKAALGTWKDPPTRQREGWESQPHSEEGAEGWGPTTNSARAPPLPTPASSLLSNLEQYLAESMVNFTGGQEPPQSLPAEEERRYKCSQCGKTYKHAGSLTNHRQSHTVGIYPCAICFKEFSNLMALKNHSRLHAQYRPYQCPHCPRAFRLPRELLEHQQSHEGERQEQLWEEKGVPPTNGHTDESSQDQLPSARMLNGAEELSVSGDLEDSGLEEYRPFRCGDCGRTYRHAGSLINHRKSHQTGVYPCSICSKQLFNAAALKNHVRAHHRPRQGAGEDGPSVLPAALPPAETHKETEVPSPTLDHRPYKCNECGRAYRHRGSLVNHRHSHQTGEYQCSLCPRKYPNLMALRNHVRVHCKSARLSTGSGAEGPPSHLMGEVPADQVGTKAAPCIDQGDGCKHEEEATEGPPAANRTAPQIRSMGRALFEDLENLERHGQTQGEGESSRTETRLSPPRAFACRDCGKSYRHSGSLINHRQTHQTGDFSCAACAKHFHTMAAMKNHLRRHSRRRGRQLQGQADSAGGDGGATLPGNWELAGDSEGLDCPQDPPGKSPHGAEGSLESEGDSLQAQAARDRCGLERDEACFQGDKESRGPKEGLERKEACFLDSLDILGDEESGGPDFCDGLPGAGEDQKLAPGQPSRSAHSARAVTGCQAEGAHTCSDCGHSFPHATGLLSHRPCHPPGIYQCSLCPKEFDSLPALRSHFRNHGPGEAAPAQPFLCCLCGMIFPGRAGYRLHRRQAHGSSGMTEGEEEEGEEEGAAAAASTPSAPLQLSEAELLNQLQREVEALDGAGYGHICGCCGQTYDDLGSLERHHRSQSSGNTTDRAASPVGETGDAREMVAGGFSEGTETSVSAEGGNTTSAGALAAGHLCAHGGEGAQAQPRPFRCTQCGKTYRHGGSLVNHRKTHQTGDYGCAVCSRRYPNLAAYRNHLRNHPLCKGSEPRVGPVPEAGGSREPQDSTEAGPGPAEVGKPWEALKVEPPEEEAWAEPAVKEEDRGLNSEFASQGCERPFSCEVCGRSYKHAGSLSNHRQSRHAAHFGCRACSKGFSSLVSLKSHRCVRIHADPRRFRCNDCGKAFRLRKQLASHQRVHAEPGRVGGARKLAREDWPFRCAQCGRTYRHAGSLLNHRCSRDTVHDSCPTRPSTYSNRVALRDHQRLHSASQRRRAGRSRRAAVPGARRGFPGQSALSQHLRQHEEETRRAQGGPSGPEGSEGSLAPDQELEGRWNGAESEPRLECGARRPGGQSRSPIGTAGPEATEPVSWGMGQAGGWGAVGGPVSQEADWVPPGHVLTKTEDASGDSVPRSPCHLGNSQLSEPSQSQVDSWDSGEGSPQLQPERPPFFCRQSEGPMSHNSHETDCHYCLLCSKEPLGPVAPDSRCHNHVAAQTAACSDCGKSFESRRELASHLHSHASALPQVPPGTAEARGPDAGTGQDEVGPPGQGRAQKAPSERSGAPGESAGRAHGGQGAESALAEDERPFCCAQCGRSYRHAGSLLNHQKAHATGLYPCSLCPKLLPNLLSLKNHGRTHTDPRRHRCGICGKGFRTAARLEGHLRVHAPREGPFACPHCPRHFRRHVSFLQHQEQHQEGAVGSSGAGGAPKTPAAGRGDLSLPPPATPMTPLLDSSPQWPADLSFSL, from the exons ATGGAGGACGCGCCCACCTCACTCAGCTGCTGTGACTGTCAGCGCCACTTTCCTAGTCTCCCGGAACTGTCACGGCACCGAGAACTACTCCATCCATCCTCCAACCAGGACAGTGAGGAAGCTGACAGCATCCCTCGGCCCTACCGCTGTCAGCAGTGTGGGCGGGGCTACCGCCACCCAGGGAGCCTGGTCAACCACCGCCGAACCCACGAGACTGGCCTTTTCCCCTGTACCACCTGTGGCAAGGACTTCACCAATCCCATGGCCCTCAAGAGCCACATGAGGACTCATGCTCCTGAGGGCCGCCGCAGGCGCAGACCCCCCCGCCCCAAGGAAGCCACTCCACACCTTCAGGGGGAGACAGTATCCACTGACTCCTGGGGCCAGAGGCTTGGCCATGGGGAAAGCTGGGGAAACCAGAAAAAACACACTGAAGAGACATCTATCTGTGCATCTGAGCCTGACCCCAAGGCAGCTCTGGGCACTTGGAAAGATCCACCCACCAGACAAAGGGAAGGCTGGGAAAGCCAGCCACATTCTGAGGAGGGTGCAGAGGGCTGGGGGCCCACCACCAACTCTGCCAGAGCCCCACCACTCCCCACTCCGGCCAGCAGCCTCCTTAGCAATTTGGAACAGTATTTGGCTGAGTCAATGGTGAATTTCACGGGGGGCCAGGAGCCGCCCCAGTCCCTTCCTGCTGAGGAGGAACGGCGGTACAAGTGCAGTCAATGCGGCAAGACGTACAAGCATGCCGGGAGCCTCACCAACCACCGCCAGAGCCACACTGTCGGCATCTACCCTTGTGCCATCTGCTTCAAGGAGTTCTCTAACCTCATGGCTCTGAAGAACCACTCACGACTCCATGCCCAGTACCGGCCTTACCAGTGTCCTCACTGCCCCCGTGCCTTCCGGCTCCCCCGAGAGCTGCTGGAACACCAGCAGTCCCATGAGGGTGAGAGGCAGGAGCAGctgtgggaagagaaaggggTACCCCCCACCAATGGGCACACAGATGAAAGCAGCCAGGACCAGCTCCCTAGTGCCCGGATGCTGAATGGCGCTGAGGAGCTCAGCGTTTCTGGGGACCTGGAGGACAGTGGCCTGGAGGAGTACCGACCTTTCCGCTGTGGGGACTGTGGCCGCACTTACCGCCATGCCGGGAGCCTCATCAACCACCGCAAGAGCCACCAGACAGGTGTCTACCCCTGCTCCATCTGTTCCAAGCAGCTGTTCAACGCAGCCGCTCTCAAAAACCACGTGCGGGCTCATCACAGACCCCGGCAAGGAGCTGGCGAGGACGGGCCATCAGTGCTGCCAGCTGCCCTTCCCCCGGCCGAGACCCATAAAGAGACAGaggtccccagccccaccctggacCATCGTCCCTACAAGTGTAATGAATGTGGTCGGGCTTATCGCCACCGCGGGAGCCTTGTGAACCACCGCCACAGCCATCAGACAGGAGAGTACCAGTGCTCACTCTGTCCCCGCAAGTACCCCAACCTGATGGCCCTGCGCAACCACGTGCGAGTCCATTGCAAGTCTGCACGCCTCAGCACTGGCTCAGGGGCCGAAGGTCCCCCCAGCCACCTCATGGGGGAGGTTCCCGCTGACCAGGTGGGAACAAAGGCAGCCCCGTGTATAGATCAGGGCGATGGGTGCAAACATGAAGAGGAGGCCACGGAGGGCCCCCCAGCAGCAAATAGGACAGCACCACAGATACGTAGCATGGGCAGGGCGCTCTTTGAAGACCTTGAGAACCTTGAACGTCATGGTCAGACCCAAGGGGAAGGGGAAAGCAGCAGGACAGAGACCAGGCTGTCACCTCCCCGGGCATTTGCCTGCCGAGATTGTGGAAAGAGCTATCGCCACTCAGGCAGCCTCATCAACCACAGGCAGACCCACCAGACGGGGGACTTCAGCTGCGCCGCGTGCGCCAAGCACTTCCACACCATGGCTGCCATGAAGAACCATTTGCGTCGTCACAGTCGGCGGCGGGGCAGGCAGCTGCAGGGCCAGGCCGACAGTGCCGGCGGTGACGGAGGGGCCACGCTCCCTGGGAACTGGGAGCTGGCGGGAGACAGTGAGGGCCTGGACTGTCCCCAGGACCCGCCAGGGAAAAGTCCTCATGGAGCTGAAGGCAGCTTGGAAAGCGAGGGGGACTCTTTGCAGGCTCAAGCTGCAAGGGACAGATGTGGGCTGGAGAGGGACGAGGCCTGTTTCCAGGGTGATAAGGAGAGCAGAGGCCCTAAGGAAgggctggagaggaaggaggcCTGTTTCCTTGACAGCTTGGACATCCTAGGTGACGAGGAGAGCGGTGGGCCTGACTTCTGTGATGGCCTCCCGGGGGCGGGTGAAGACCAGAAGCTGGCCCCTGGCCAGCCCAGCCGTTCTGCTCACTCTGCCAGAGCTGTCACTGGCTGTCAGGCTGAGGGGGCCCACACGTGTTCTGACTGTGGGCACTCTTTCCCCCACGCCACCGGCCTGCTGAGCCACAGGCCCTGCCACCCGCCCGGCATCTACCAGTGCTCCCTCTGTCCCAAGGAGTTTGACTCCCTGCCCGCCCTGCGCAGCCACTTCCGGAACCACGGGCCCGGGGAGGCGGCCCCAGCACAGCCTTTCCTCTGCTGCCTCTGTGGCATGATCTTCCCCGGGCGGGCAGGCTACAGGCTCCACAGGCGCCAGGCTCATGGTTCCTCAGGCATGactgagggggaggaggaggagggcgagGAGGAAGGAGCGGCCGCTGCGGCCTCCACACCGAGCGCCCCGCTGCAGCTCTCAGAAGCAGAGCTGTTGAACCAGCTACAGCGGGAGGTGGAGGCGCTGGATGGAGCCGGTTACGGGCACATCTGTGGCTGCTGCGGTCAAACCTACGATGACCTGGGGAGCCTGGAGCGTCACCACCGGAGTCAGAGTTCTGGGAATACCACGGACAGAGCTGCCAGCCCCGTGGGAGAGACCGGTGATGCCAGGGAAATGGTCGCGGGTGGCTTCTCTGAGGGCACCGAGACCTCTGTCTCCGCAGAGGGTGGGAACACAACATCTGCCGGTGCCCTGGCCGCAGGCCACCTCTGCGCGCACGgtggggaaggtgcccaggcgcAGCCCCGCCCCTTCCGCTGCACCCAGTGCGGCAAGACCTACCGCCATGGAGGGAGCCTGGTGAACCATCGCAAGACCCACCAGACCGGCGACTACGGCTGCGCTGTCTGCTCTCGCCGCTACCCCAACCTGGCCGCCTACCGCAACCACCTGCGGAACCACCCGCTGTGCAAAGGCTCCGAGCCCCGGGTGGGGCCCGTCCCCGAGGCGGGAGGCAGCAGGGAGCCCCAGGACTCCACGGAGGCGGGGCCTGGGCCGGCAGAAGTGGGGAAGCCCTGGGAGGCCCTCAAAGTGGAGCCCCCGGAGGAGGAGGCGTGGGCGGAGCCCGCCGTGAAGGAGGAGGACCGAGGGCTGAACTCGGAGTTCGCCAGCCAGGGCTGCGAGCGGCCCTTCAGCTGCGAGGTGTGCGGCCGCTCCTACAAGCACGCCGGCAGCCTCAGCAACCACCGGCAGAGCCGCCACGCGGCCCACTTCGGCTGCCGGGCCTGCTCCAAAGGCTTCTCGAGCCTCGTGTCCCTCAAGAGCCACCGGTGCGTCCGCATCCATGCAGATCCTCGGCGTTTCCGCTGCAACGACTGTGGGAAGGCCTTCCGCCTGCGGAAGCAGCTGGCGAGCCACCAGCGGGTCCACGCCGAGCCGGGTAGGGTCGGGGGTGCCCGGAAACTGGCGCGGGAGGACTGGCCCTTCCGCTGTGCGCAGTGTGGGCGGACCTACCGCCATGCTGGCAGCCTCCTGAACCACCGGTGCAGCCGTGACACGGTCCACGACAGCTGTCCCACTCGCCCCAGCACCTACTCCAACCGCGTTGCTTTGCGGGACCACCAGAGGCTGCACTCAGCCAGCCAGCGGCGGCGAGCAGGGCGGTCCCGGAGGGCAGCTGTGCCCGGCGCCCGCCGGGGCTTCCCTGGCCAGAGCGCCCTGTCGCAGCACCTGCGGCAGCATGAGGAGGAGACCAGAAGAGCTCAGGGAGGCCCCAGTGGCCCAGAGGGCAGCGAGGGGAGCCTGGCCCCTGACCAGGAACTAGAGGGCAGATGGAATGGTGCCGAGTCGGAGCCCCGGCTGGAGTGTGGAGCCAGGAGGCCAGGGGGGCAGAGTCGTAGCCCCATCGGGACAGCAGGTCCCGAAGCCACAGAGCCAGTGTCCTGGGGCATGGggcaggcaggtgggtggggagcaGTCGGGGGACCAGTGAGTCAGGAAGCAGATTGGGTTCCTCCAGGTCATGTGTTAACCAAGACAGAAGACGCATCAGGGGACAGTGTCCCCAGAAGTCCTTGCCACTTGGGCAACAGCCAGCTCAGTGAGCCTAGTCAGAGTCAGGTGGATAGTTGGGACAGTGGAGAAGGCAGCCCTCAGCTGCAGCCAGAGAGGCCCCCCTTTTTCTGCCGCCAGTCGGAAGGGCCCATGAGCCACAACTCCCACGAGACAGACTGCCACTATTGCCTGCTCTGCTCCAAGGAGCCCTTGGGTCCCGTGGCCCCTGACAGCCGCTGCCACAACCACGTAGCTGCCCAGACCGCTGCCTGCTCAGACTGTGGCAAGAGCTTCGAGTCCCGCCGCGAGCTCGCCAGCCACCTGCACTCTCATGCCAGTGCCCTTCCTCAGGTGCCACCCGGGACGGCAGAGGCCCGAGGTCCTGACGCCGGGACTGGGCAGGATGAGGTGGGCCCCCCTGGCCAGGGGCGAGCCCAGAAGGCCCCCTCAGAACGCTCTGGGGCCCCAGGAGAGAGCGCTGGAAGGGCTCACGGGGGGCAGGGAGCTGAGTCCGCACTGGCTGAAGACGAGCGGCCCTTCTGCTGTGCGCAGTGCGGCCGTTCCTACCGCCATGCAGGCAGCCTCCTGAACCACCAGAAGGCCCATGCCACCGGACTCTacccctgctccctctgccccaaACTTCTGCCCAACCTGCTCTCCCTCAAGAACCACGGCAGGACCCACACGGACCCCAGGCGCCATCGCTGCGGCATCTGTGGCAAGGGCTTCCGGACAGCGGCCCGGCTGGAGGGCCACCTTCGGGTCCATGCCCCCCGCGAGGGGCCGTTCGCCTGCCCACACTGTCCCCGCCACTTCCGCCGCCACGTCAGCTTCCTGCAGCACCAGGAGCAGCACCAGGAGGGGGCTGTGGGCAGCTCTGGTGCCGGGG gagCCCCAAAGACCCCAGCAGCAGGCAGAGGGGACTTGTCATTGCCCCCTCCAGCCACCCCCATGACTCCGCTCCTGGACTCTTCACCCCAGTGGCCTGCAGacctcagcttctccctctga
- the VKORC1 gene encoding vitamin K epoxide reductase complex subunit 1 produces the protein MGATWRGPGWARLALCLAGLVLSLYAMHVKAARARDKDYRALCDVGTAISCSRVFSSRWGQGFGLVEPLLGRDSVFNQSNSIFGCVFYTLQLLLSCLRARWASVLLVLSSLVSLAGSVYLAWILFFVLYDFCFVCVTTYAINVGLMMLSFREVRGPQSKVKGH, from the exons ATGGGCGCTACCTGGAGGGGTCCCGGCTGGGCGCGTCTTGCGCTCTGCCTCGCGGGCTTGGTGCTCTCTCTCTACGCGATGCACGTGAAGGCGGCGCGCGCCCGGGACAAGGACTACCGCGCCCTCTGCGATGTGGGCACCGCCATCAGCTGTTCGCGCGTCTTCTCCTCCAG GTGGGGCCAGGGCTTTGGACTGGTGGAACCCCTGCTGGGCCGGGATAGTGTCTTCAATCAATCCAACAGCATATTCGGTTGCGTCTTCTACACATTACAGCTGTTGTTAA GTTGCCTCCGGGCCCGCTGGGCATCTGTCCTGCTGGTACTGAGCTCCCTGGTGTCTCTTGCTGGTTCTGTCTACCTGGCCTGGATCCTCTTCTTTGTGCTCTATGATTTCTGCTTCGTTTGCGTCACCACCTATGCCATCAATGTGGGCCTGATGATGCTCAGCTTCCGAGAGGTCCGTGGACCCCAGAGCAAGGTCAAGGGGCACTGA
- the PRSS53 gene encoding serine protease 53 isoform X2, translating into MRQSRRPGLLLLLGAVVLTEGFQAAQRACGQRGPGPPEPQEGNTEPGEWPWQASVRRQGVHICSGSLVADTWVLTAAHCFEKAAVTELNSWSVVLGSLQREGLSPGAEAVAVTSLQFPRAYNHYSQGSDLALLQLTRPVAHTPICLPQPAHRFPFGTSCWATGWAQDINETPRTLRNLRLRLISRPTCNCLYNRLHQRLLASPARPGMLCGGAQPGVQGPCQGDSGGPVLCREPSGHWVQAGIISFTSSCAQEDTPVLLTNMAAHSSWLQARARGAAFLAQNPGTLEISDEDSCVACGSLRRDGPQAGAPSPWPWDARLKHQGKLACGGALVSEEAVLTAAHCFIGRQSPEEWSVGLGAGPVERGLRQLILHGAYTHPEGGYDMALLLLAQPVTLGPSLRPLCLPYADHHLPDGGRGWVLGLAHYGAGTSSPQTVPVTLLGLRACNRLLTTLESDAITLLPGMVCTSVVGELPRCEGLSGAPLVHEVRGTWFLAGLHSFGDACHGPARPAVFTALPAYEPWVSSLDWQVYFTEEPQPEPESQPQSCLANTSQPAGC; encoded by the exons ATGAGGCAGAGTCGCCGACCcgggctgctgctgctcctgggaGCAGTGGTCCTCACGGAGG GTTTCCAGGCAGCTCAGCGCG CCTGTGGGCAGCGTGGACCTGGCCCCCCTGAACCTCAGGAGGGCAACACGGAGCCTGGCGAGTGGCCGTGGCAGGCCAGTGTGAGGAGGCAGGGGGTCCACATCTGCAGTGGCTCGCTGGTAGCAGACACCTGGGTCCTTACTGCTGCCCACTGCTTTGAAAA GGCGGCAGTGACAGAACTGAACTCCTGGTCAGTTGTGCTGGGTTCTCTGCAGCGTGAGGGGCTAAGCCCAGGGGCTGAGGCTGTGGCGGTGACATCCCTGCAGTTCCCCAGGGCCTATAACCACTACAGCCAGGGCTCAGACCTGGCACTGCTGCAGCTCACCCGGCCCGTGGCCCACACGCCCATCTGCTTGCCCCAACCTGCCCACCGCTTCCCCTTTGGGACCTCCTGCTGGGCCACAGGCTGGGCTCAGGACATCAATGAGA CTCCCCGGACCCTGCGGAACCTGCGCCTGCGTCTAATCAGCCGCCCCACGTGTAACTGTCTCTACAACCGGCTGCACCAGCGGCTGCTGGCCAGCCCAGCCCGGCCAGGGATGCTGTGTGGGGGTGCCCAGCCCGGGGTGCAGGGGCCCTGTCAG GGAGACTCTGGGGGTCCCGTGTTGTGCCGAGAGCCCAGTGGACACTGGGTGCAGGCTGGGATCATCAGCTTTACATCaagctgtgcccaggaagacaCTCCCGTGCTGCTGACCAATATGGCTGCTCACAGCTCCTGGCTGCAGGCCCGAGCTCGGGGGGCAGCCTTTCTGGCCCAGAACCCAGGGACCCTGGAGATCAGCGATGAGGACAGCTGCGTAG CCTGTGGGTCCCTGAGGAGAGACGGTCCCCAGGCAGGTGCCCCGTCCCCATGGCCCTGGGACGCCAGGCTGAAGCACCAGGGGAAGCTGGCCTGTGGCGGGGCCCTGGTGTCAGAGGAGGCCGTGCTGACTGCTGCACACTGCTTCATTGG GCGGCAGAGCCCAGAGGAATGGAGCGTAGGGCTGGGAGCCGGGCCAGTGGAGCGGGGCCTCAGGCAGCTTATCCTGCATGGAGCTTACACCCACCCTGAAGGGGGCTACGACATGGCTCTCCTGCTGCTGGCCCAGCCCGTGACACTGGGCCCCAGCCTGCGGCCCCTCTGCCTGCCCTACGCTGACCACCACCTGCCTGATGGGGGACGTGGCTGGGTCCTGGGGCTGGCCCACTACGGAGCAG GCACCAGCTCCCCTCAAACAGTGCCTGTCACGCTCCTGGGCCTCAGGGCCTGCAACCGGCTGCTCACAACCCTTGAGAGTGATGCCATCACCCTCCTGCCAGGGATGGTGTGTACCAGCGTGGTGGGTGAGCTGCCCCGCTGTGAG GGCCTGTCTGGGGCACCACTCGTGCATGAAGTGAGGGGCACCTGGTTCCTGGCTGGCCTGCACAGCTTCGGCGATGCCTGCCACGGCCCCGCACGGCCTGCGGTCTTCACAGCGCTGCCCGCGTACGAGCCCTGGGTCAGCAGTCTGGACTGGCAGGTCTACTTCACCGAGGAGCCTCAGCCCGAGCCTGAGTCCCAGCCGCAAAGCTGCCTGGCCAACACGA GCCAACCAGCCGGCTGTTGA
- the BCKDK gene encoding branched-chain alpha-ketoacid dehydrogenase kinase codes for MILSVLGSGPRSRPQLRPFLGPALLLRARSTSATDTHHVEMARERSKTVTSFYNQSAIDVAAEKPSVRLTPTMMLYSGRSQDGSHLLKSARYLQQELPVRIAHRVKGFRSLPFIIGCNPTILHVHELYIRAFQKLTDFPPIKDQADETRYCQLVRQLLDDHKDVVTLLAEGLRESRKHIEDEKLVRYFLDKTLTSRLGIRMLATHHLALHEDKPDFVGIICARLSPKKIIEKWVDFARRLCEHKYGNAPRVRINGHVAARFPFIPMPLDYILPELLKNAMRATMESHLDTPYNVPDVVITIANNDIDLVIRISDRGGGIAHKDLDRVMDYHFTTAESSTQDPRINPLFGHLDMHSGGQSGPMHGFGFGLPTSRAYAEYLGGSLRLQSLQGIGTDVYLRLRHIDGREESFRI; via the exons ATGATACTGTCGGTGCTGGGCAGTGGCCCCCGGAGCCGGCCTCAGCTCCGTCCCTTCCTGGGGCCCGCACTCTTGCTCCGGGCCCGCTCCACCTCAGCCACGGACACGCACCACGTGGAGATGGCGCGGGAGCGCTCCAAGACCGTCACCTCTTTTTACAACCAGTCGGCCATCGACGTGGCAGCGGAGAAG CCCTCAGTCCGCCTCACTCCGACCATGATGCTCTACTCCGGCCGTTCTCAGGATGGCAGTCACCTTCTG aaaagTGCCAGGTATTTGCAGCAAGAGTTGCCAGTGAGGATTGCCCACCGCGTCAAGGGCTTCCGCAGCCTTCCTTTCATCATTGGCTGCAACCCCACCATACTGCATGTG CACGAGCTGTACATCCGTGCCTTCCAGAAGCTGACAGACTTCCCTCCG ATCAAGGACCAGGCGGATGAGACACGATACTGCCAGCTGGTGCGTCAGCTGCTGGACGACCACAAAGACGTGGTGACCCTCTTAGCTGAGGGCCTGCGTGAGAGCCGGAAGCACATAGAG GATGAGAAGCTCGTCCGCTACTTCTTAGACAAGACACTGACGTCGAGGCTTGGGATCCGCATGTTGGCCACACATCATCTGGCGCTGCATGAGGACAAA CCTGACTTTGTTGGCATCATCTGTGCTCGTCTCTCGCCAAAGAAGATTATTGAAAAGTGGGTCGATTTTGCCAG ACGCCTGTGTGAGCACAAGTATGGCAACGCCCCCCGCGTCCGCATCAACGGACACGTGGCTGCCCGATTCCCCTTCATCCCTATGCCCCTGGACTACATCCTGCCCGAGCTGCTCAAGAATGCCATGAG AGCCACAATGGAGAGTCACCTCGACACTCCCTACAACGTTCCGGATGTGGTTATCACCATCGCCAACAATGATATTGATCTTGTCATCAG GATCTCCGACCGGGGTGGAGGAATCGCCCACAAAGACTTGGACCGGGTCATGGACTACCACTTCACCACAGCCGAGTCCAGCACCCAGGACCCCCGCATCAACCCCCTCTTCGGCCACCTGGACATGCACAGTGGTGGCCAGTCAGGACCCATGCATGG CTTTGGCTTCGGGCTGCCCACATCACGGGCCTATGCAGAGTACCTGGGAGGTTCTCTGCGGCTGCAGTCCCTGCAGGGCATCGGCACAGACGTCTACCTGCGGCTGCGTCACATTGATGGCCGGGAGGAAAGCTTCCGCATCTGA